From Cohaesibacter gelatinilyticus, the proteins below share one genomic window:
- a CDS encoding TRAP transporter large permease encodes MTLLVVCLSWLGMVFVGVPIGIAMILVSVGYFYHTGMGMAFAVQRMVDGLNSFPMLAVPLFLLAAAILNSAGITNHLFGFARALVGHITGGLGHVNVLASLFFSGMSGSAVADAGGLGKMEIKAMRDAGYDDGFSGSVTAASSMIGPLVPPSITMVLYGVIANTSIGKLFLGGIVPGFLCAASLMIMVYLIAKKRNYPKDPVHSLRDIGRLFLKSFPALLTPAVIVGGIFSGLFSPTEAAAVTVLYAILIDLVVYKELTLLRFWDAIYETTRTSATIGTIIAGVSVMGFVLAREQAPQQIAGLFLSFVDSPITFLIAVNLMIFVLGAFIESLAILLIVVPILIPVALSFAIDPVHFGIIVVLNLMISTLTPPMGMSLFVVAQVGNIPYHHLAKAILPWLIPPLVVLALVCTFPILATGLPGLMN; translated from the coding sequence ATGACACTTCTTGTCGTATGCCTCAGTTGGCTTGGAATGGTCTTTGTGGGGGTTCCCATCGGCATTGCCATGATTCTGGTATCCGTCGGCTATTTCTATCATACCGGCATGGGGATGGCCTTTGCGGTCCAGCGCATGGTCGATGGGCTGAACTCCTTTCCCATGCTTGCTGTACCGCTCTTCCTTCTGGCCGCTGCCATCCTCAATTCAGCTGGCATCACCAATCATCTGTTCGGCTTTGCCCGCGCATTGGTCGGCCATATCACCGGTGGCCTCGGGCATGTCAATGTGCTTGCCTCGCTGTTCTTTTCCGGCATGTCCGGCTCTGCAGTGGCCGATGCCGGCGGACTTGGCAAGATGGAAATCAAGGCCATGCGGGATGCAGGCTATGATGACGGGTTTTCAGGATCGGTCACCGCAGCCTCCTCAATGATCGGCCCGCTGGTCCCTCCCAGCATCACCATGGTGCTTTATGGTGTGATAGCCAATACCTCCATCGGCAAGCTGTTTCTGGGTGGCATCGTACCAGGCTTCCTGTGCGCAGCTTCATTGATGATCATGGTCTATCTGATTGCAAAGAAACGCAACTACCCCAAGGATCCGGTCCATTCTCTTCGCGATATTGGCCGACTATTTCTCAAGTCCTTTCCGGCCCTGCTGACCCCTGCCGTGATTGTCGGCGGCATTTTCTCCGGGCTCTTCTCTCCCACGGAAGCTGCAGCAGTCACTGTACTCTATGCCATCCTCATCGATCTGGTGGTCTATAAGGAACTGACCTTGCTGCGCTTCTGGGACGCCATTTATGAAACAACCAGAACCTCGGCAACCATCGGCACCATCATTGCCGGGGTGTCGGTCATGGGCTTCGTTCTTGCGCGCGAACAGGCCCCACAACAGATTGCCGGGCTGTTTCTTTCCTTCGTCGACAGCCCGATCACCTTCCTGATCGCCGTCAACCTGATGATCTTCGTGCTCGGAGCCTTCATCGAAAGTCTGGCCATCCTTCTGATCGTGGTACCCATTCTCATCCCCGTGGCCCTCAGTTTTGCCATCGATCCGGTCCATTTTGGCATCATCGTTGTTCTCAATCTGATGATTTCCACGCTGACCCCTCCCATGGGCATGTCCCTGTTCGTTGTCGCCCAGGTCGGCAACATTCCCTATCACCATCTGGCAAAGG
- a CDS encoding VOC family protein, translated as MKFNHIGIPTTEAFPGEIRLEALKMTVSDHKNNPFGIQWQRYDDDAPYPDMVKKVAHVAFEVDDLAASLQGQTILIEPNSPIKGLVVAFIEVNGAPVELMQVDRELCEEDI; from the coding sequence ATGAAATTCAACCATATCGGCATTCCCACGACGGAAGCATTTCCCGGTGAGATACGGCTCGAAGCGCTGAAGATGACGGTCAGCGATCATAAGAATAATCCATTTGGCATTCAGTGGCAGCGCTATGATGATGATGCGCCTTATCCGGATATGGTGAAGAAGGTGGCACATGTTGCTTTTGAAGTGGATGACCTTGCCGCTTCCCTGCAGGGCCAAACAATTCTTATCGAACCAAATTCTCCCATCAAAGGCTTGGTGGTCGCCTTCATCGAGGTCAATGGTGCACCTGTCGAGTTGATGCAAGTTGATCGGGAATTATGCGAGGAAGATATTTGA
- a CDS encoding sialic acid TRAP transporter substrate-binding protein SiaP gives MKVLKKLVIGAIASCLLATAAHAERELTFGMQDNEASNVYQGAIALQEKLKEVSGGKMSVKLFPSAQLGDFKAMVAQVQAGELDMVMTGYPDMSYIIPELKLIGAPYVVSDYDHLLKIIDGPFGQKMAAAFEKQNVKVLDVWYYGTRHTTSNRAINSLEDMKGLRLRTPNVPFLIAYAKNTGASPAPVAFQEVYLALQTNQVDAEENPLPTIEAMKFYEVQSHIALTGHFVASSAIQVSLDTWNSLSDEEKGWLSKAIMAGREKSNGLTFKAEAELLDQFKSRGLTITSPDTAPFRKAMKPYYDELEAEFGKGSIANVIGE, from the coding sequence ATGAAGGTGCTAAAGAAACTTGTTATCGGAGCGATTGCCAGCTGTCTGCTCGCCACCGCTGCCCATGCTGAACGCGAACTGACTTTCGGTATGCAGGACAACGAAGCATCCAATGTTTATCAAGGTGCCATCGCTCTGCAAGAAAAGCTGAAAGAAGTTTCCGGCGGCAAGATGTCGGTCAAGCTCTTCCCTTCCGCACAGCTCGGTGATTTCAAGGCCATGGTGGCCCAGGTCCAGGCAGGTGAACTGGATATGGTGATGACCGGTTATCCGGACATGAGTTATATCATCCCGGAGCTGAAACTGATTGGCGCCCCTTACGTGGTGTCCGACTATGACCATTTGCTCAAGATCATCGATGGCCCCTTTGGTCAGAAAATGGCCGCAGCCTTCGAGAAGCAGAATGTGAAGGTTCTCGATGTCTGGTATTATGGCACCCGCCATACCACATCGAACCGGGCAATCAATTCCCTTGAAGATATGAAGGGCCTGCGCCTGCGCACTCCCAACGTGCCATTCCTGATCGCCTATGCAAAGAATACCGGAGCCTCCCCTGCCCCGGTCGCTTTCCAGGAAGTCTATCTCGCCCTACAGACCAATCAGGTTGATGCTGAAGAAAACCCGCTTCCAACCATTGAAGCCATGAAATTCTACGAAGTGCAGAGCCATATCGCACTCACCGGTCACTTTGTCGCCTCCAGCGCCATTCAGGTCTCGCTGGATACCTGGAACAGCCTGTCCGATGAGGAAAAAGGCTGGTTAAGCAAGGCCATCATGGCCGGACGCGAAAAGTCCAATGGCCTGACCTTCAAGGCGGAGGCAGAACTTCTCGATCAGTTCAAGAGCCGTGGCCTGACCATAACCAGCCCCGACACCGCGCCATTCCGCAAGGCCATGAAGCCTTATTATGATGAACTGGAAGCCGAGTTCGGCAAAGGCAGCATTGCCAACGTGATCGGCGAATAA
- a CDS encoding dihydrodipicolinate synthase family protein — protein sequence MKKELNGMYVALMSGFDDHGELNAERQNNIIDYAVRQRVRGLYVGGSSAESGLMSTDELLVQQAWVSERASGKTDKLIAHVGQPNLADSIKLVRQAARLEYDALSALPPHSYRFSDQEILSYYQALAKETDLPLIVYEVPVRTGRDLPMELLDEIMKLPNVTGIKFTSSDLFKLSILKRRHPDKHFYFGFDEIYASAAIMGTDGGIGTTYNVLGNLYVAIDDAIRNSDLVEARRLQVLSQRYIELLFETGVLPGVKLTMQAIGIDCGPVRAPLKLLSKEAAQHLKAFVALPELAKWYANN from the coding sequence GTGAAAAAAGAACTCAACGGCATGTATGTAGCCTTGATGTCCGGTTTTGATGATCACGGCGAATTGAATGCAGAGCGCCAGAACAACATCATCGACTATGCGGTTCGACAGCGGGTCAGGGGCTTGTATGTCGGGGGGAGCAGTGCCGAGTCCGGATTGATGTCAACCGATGAATTGCTGGTTCAGCAAGCCTGGGTATCGGAAAGGGCTTCGGGAAAAACCGACAAGCTGATCGCCCATGTAGGACAACCCAATCTTGCGGACTCCATCAAGCTGGTCAGACAGGCGGCAAGATTGGAATATGATGCCCTGTCGGCGTTGCCACCGCATTCCTACAGATTTTCCGATCAGGAAATTTTGTCTTATTATCAAGCGCTTGCGAAGGAAACTGATCTGCCGTTGATCGTCTATGAGGTGCCCGTTCGTACAGGTCGCGATCTTCCCATGGAACTGCTTGATGAGATCATGAAATTGCCCAATGTTACCGGCATCAAGTTCACCTCAAGCGATCTGTTCAAGCTTTCCATTTTAAAGCGGCGGCATCCTGACAAGCATTTCTATTTCGGCTTTGACGAGATCTATGCCTCGGCGGCTATCATGGGAACAGATGGTGGCATTGGTACGACTTATAATGTGCTTGGTAATCTTTATGTGGCCATTGATGATGCGATCAGAAACAGCGATCTCGTTGAAGCCAGACGCTTGCAGGTCCTGTCTCAGAGATATATCGAATTATTATTTGAGACAGGTGTTCTTCCTGGTGTCAAGTTGACTATGCAGGCCATTGGCATCGATTGTGGTCCAGTTCGAGCTCCACTAAAGTTGCTTAGTAAAGAGGCTGCACAACATTTGAAGGCGTTTGTTGCCCTCCCAGAGCTTGCAAAATGGTATGCCAATAATTGA
- a CDS encoding LysE family translocator, whose protein sequence is MDQFFAYLPGILLAYSVFLVGVSSPGPNILAIIGTSMSVSRRSGVALALGVAFGSLTWGTLTALGLAAMLSTYASALMIIKCVGGLYLVWLAYKSFRSAACVHDLEAPDVGQEQQSSLRYAMRGYAVQMTNPKAALAWVATISLGLQPGSPPWVAVAIVLGIFLLSVAVHCLYAVAFSTPFMVAAYSRARRYIQAGLGVFFSIAGLKLLTDRS, encoded by the coding sequence ATGGACCAGTTTTTTGCCTATTTGCCCGGGATCCTGCTGGCTTATTCTGTTTTTCTGGTCGGTGTGTCCAGCCCCGGACCTAACATTCTGGCCATCATCGGAACATCCATGAGTGTCAGCCGTCGCTCGGGGGTGGCTCTTGCTCTCGGGGTGGCATTCGGCTCTCTGACATGGGGTACGCTCACGGCTTTGGGGCTTGCTGCGATGCTTTCGACCTACGCATCTGCATTGATGATCATCAAATGTGTCGGTGGCCTCTATCTTGTCTGGCTGGCCTATAAATCCTTTCGATCAGCTGCATGCGTACATGATCTGGAAGCTCCGGATGTCGGGCAGGAGCAGCAATCATCGCTTCGCTATGCCATGCGCGGATATGCAGTTCAAATGACCAATCCCAAGGCAGCTCTTGCCTGGGTTGCCACCATTTCTCTCGGTCTTCAGCCAGGCTCGCCTCCTTGGGTTGCCGTCGCCATCGTGCTTGGCATTTTCCTGTTGTCTGTTGCTGTTCATTGCCTGTATGCCGTGGCCTTTTCGACACCGTTCATGGTGGCGGCATACAGCCGGGCAAGGCGATATATTCAAGCCGGTTTGGGTGTGTTCTTTTCCATTGCAGGATTGAAGCTTCTGACAGACAGAAGCTAA
- a CDS encoding FCD domain-containing protein, whose amino-acid sequence MAKEDENIPDARRMADQIAETLIDQIKHGKMEVGALLPTERELCETFDASRPTIRSALNQMRQLGFLSAESGKRPRITKPSLEGILQSTGDHIRGLLGDAETGAHLEQIRQFLEAGAAREAAKRASNVQIANLARELHANFEAIGTSDFPATDIAFHRSLLSVLGNPIVLQLHDMFVSRMVAERPGVKDQIAHDQTGYQEHRAIYQAVLEGDSVAASDMMDQHLIRSYRSRLKSPASIEIGDQEIGQLED is encoded by the coding sequence ATGGCCAAGGAAGATGAAAACATTCCTGATGCTCGCAGAATGGCCGATCAGATTGCCGAAACATTGATCGATCAAATCAAGCACGGAAAGATGGAAGTGGGTGCGCTTCTGCCAACCGAACGGGAATTATGCGAGACATTCGACGCATCCCGTCCGACCATACGAAGTGCGCTGAACCAGATGCGTCAGCTCGGATTTCTCAGTGCGGAATCCGGCAAGCGACCAAGGATCACCAAACCCTCACTCGAAGGAATTCTGCAGTCCACCGGAGATCACATCCGCGGTCTGTTGGGCGATGCGGAAACCGGTGCCCATCTGGAACAAATTCGTCAGTTTCTTGAAGCCGGTGCCGCGCGGGAGGCGGCCAAACGCGCATCCAACGTTCAGATTGCCAATCTGGCCAGGGAACTCCACGCTAATTTTGAAGCGATCGGAACATCAGATTTTCCGGCAACCGACATCGCTTTCCATCGATCACTTCTATCTGTGCTTGGCAACCCGATAGTTTTGCAGCTTCACGACATGTTCGTGAGCAGAATGGTCGCCGAGCGTCCGGGAGTAAAGGATCAGATAGCCCACGATCAGACCGGCTATCAGGAACATCGCGCCATCTATCAGGCCGTTCTGGAAGGGGACAGCGTCGCCGCTTCAGACATGATGGACCAGCATCTTATCCGCTCCTATCGCTCAAGACTGAAAAGTCCGGCCTCAATCGAGATCGGAGATCAAGAGATCGGGCAACTGGAGGATTGA
- a CDS encoding DUF5671 domain-containing protein, with protein MQLPPDLSNFVRDALSNGHSKDDIATSLACSNWTSQEIDQALGAWSVDEKIGTIPQPMRSSAAWDALFYALLFSAFGMVIGNILTLIFGQITLWLPEAGDTYSSNGLRNLRWSMAALIIFTPAFLWLHHRDMRASLANSANKFGAPRRWLSAIAIFAAAIALLCDGIYLIYRFLDGDLTVRFLCKSGAVALVAFVVIQYFRQDRLEGKDLAQTSRGDRFLANWLSPSLALLVLGLSFWTIGGPAQGRMEHHDRLRISDTRSLARDVADCLASADKDVPDSLDPMTCAHNPHRLSGYASSVTYERLSQKRFQLCTNVEVPERAWTYGGELKGNRYCIDRTIK; from the coding sequence ATGCAGCTTCCCCCAGACCTCTCCAACTTTGTCCGTGATGCGTTGAGCAATGGGCATTCCAAAGATGATATTGCCACAAGTCTGGCGTGCTCAAACTGGACAAGTCAGGAAATTGATCAGGCTCTTGGTGCATGGTCCGTTGATGAGAAAATAGGAACCATCCCACAACCGATGCGATCGAGTGCGGCGTGGGATGCGCTCTTCTATGCTCTGCTATTCTCTGCCTTTGGCATGGTGATAGGCAATATATTGACCCTGATATTCGGGCAGATCACGCTTTGGTTACCGGAGGCTGGTGATACATATTCCAGCAATGGTCTTCGTAACCTGCGCTGGTCAATGGCGGCGCTGATCATCTTTACGCCGGCTTTTCTGTGGCTGCATCATCGTGACATGCGTGCGTCGCTTGCAAATTCGGCCAACAAATTTGGCGCGCCAAGGCGCTGGCTTTCCGCTATTGCCATTTTTGCCGCAGCCATAGCTCTGCTCTGTGATGGCATCTATCTCATCTATCGTTTTCTGGATGGTGATCTGACAGTCCGGTTCCTTTGTAAATCTGGCGCAGTTGCCCTTGTTGCCTTTGTTGTTATTCAATATTTCCGGCAGGATCGTCTGGAGGGCAAAGACCTTGCGCAGACCAGCCGGGGTGATCGCTTTCTTGCCAACTGGTTATCGCCATCCCTGGCCCTTCTGGTTCTGGGCTTGTCATTCTGGACCATTGGTGGCCCTGCGCAGGGGAGGATGGAACATCATGACAGATTGCGGATATCGGATACCCGGTCTTTGGCAAGGGATGTTGCTGACTGTCTGGCCAGTGCTGACAAGGATGTGCCTGACAGTCTGGACCCGATGACATGTGCACATAACCCGCACCGGCTTTCCGGCTATGCCTCGTCTGTGACCTATGAGCGGTTGTCGCAGAAACGCTTCCAGCTTTGCACCAATGTGGAAGTGCCAGAACGCGCCTGGACCTATGGTGGGGAGTTGAAAGGCAACCGATATTGCATTGACAGGACCATCAAATAG
- a CDS encoding DUF2799 domain-containing protein encodes MFGRYSVIVFSAVLLSGCASLSKSECEVGDWYSLGKSDGYSGYSSFSRLASHGEACSKYGIAVDQIQYQRGHAEGLLSYCTFPRGVSEGRAGRQYAGVCEGDRDAEFRRGHSAGMEYHSVNSRIQSLQRDISSAERKQRKVEAGSVDYYKLEAEIRANNREINLLSVQKGQIQENLDTLLASYN; translated from the coding sequence ATGTTTGGGCGGTATTCTGTAATTGTTTTTTCGGCTGTTTTGCTGTCTGGTTGTGCCAGTCTGTCAAAGTCCGAATGTGAGGTCGGGGATTGGTATTCCCTTGGCAAGTCTGACGGATATAGCGGTTATTCTTCCTTTTCCCGACTGGCCAGTCATGGTGAGGCGTGCAGCAAGTATGGTATAGCGGTTGACCAGATTCAATATCAACGTGGACATGCTGAAGGATTGCTCAGCTATTGCACCTTCCCTCGTGGTGTGAGCGAGGGCCGGGCGGGGCGTCAATATGCCGGTGTGTGCGAGGGTGACCGGGATGCAGAATTCAGACGCGGTCACAGCGCTGGCATGGAATATCACAGCGTGAATTCACGCATTCAAAGCTTGCAGCGGGATATTTCCAGCGCGGAGCGCAAGCAGCGTAAAGTCGAGGCTGGATCCGTGGACTATTACAAACTGGAAGCCGAAATTCGTGCCAATAACAGAGAGATTAATCTGCTGAGTGTGCAGAAGGGCCAGATCCAGGAGAACCTGGATACACTGCTCGCCAGCTATAATTGA
- a CDS encoding DUF2235 domain-containing protein, translating to MKKKSKNIVICLDGTGNQIEKNLSNVLKLYRTLDKDEEQLVFYDQGVGTLGHVYTWGKKYQQFKNLLGLAFGLGLDKNVLEAYEFIIENYAEFKDPKTREVIRDNIYIFGFSRGAYTARVLAGLLYEVGLLSPSQKHLSGAALTAYKQSHADAESADINDEGAAANFRRIAGTKIVSISFLGVWDTVSSVLIPRYRGYFPPLVFEKLPHTNRNPAVRCFRHAMAIDERRRMFAVDRWEPDQEFRPAPFISNDDRQDALEMWFCGYHSDVGGGNERTSSGISQFSLIWMIGEAQKHGLKISKRMADYVTGQKKWSATTRYTYPEPSILAKIHNSMKAAWFFPLEIIPKRVHPKMSPHRKSLFGFYIPLGEPRVIGEDDALHSSVKERIEKVPDYDPINMP from the coding sequence ATGAAAAAGAAAAGCAAGAATATTGTTATTTGTTTGGATGGAACCGGAAACCAGATTGAGAAGAATCTTTCCAATGTTCTGAAATTGTATCGAACGCTTGATAAAGATGAGGAACAACTTGTTTTCTACGATCAGGGTGTTGGGACATTGGGGCATGTCTATACCTGGGGGAAGAAATATCAGCAGTTTAAAAATCTGCTGGGTCTGGCTTTCGGGCTTGGGCTCGATAAGAATGTATTGGAGGCATATGAATTCATCATAGAGAATTATGCTGAATTCAAAGATCCGAAAACCAGAGAAGTCATCCGGGACAATATCTATATTTTCGGGTTCAGTCGCGGTGCCTATACTGCCCGTGTTCTGGCTGGCCTGCTGTATGAAGTGGGGTTGCTTTCTCCCTCACAAAAGCACCTGTCCGGTGCCGCACTGACCGCCTATAAACAATCCCATGCAGATGCGGAATCAGCCGACATAAATGATGAGGGGGCTGCGGCAAACTTTCGGCGGATTGCCGGCACAAAAATCGTGTCGATCTCGTTTTTGGGTGTCTGGGATACCGTCAGTTCTGTTCTGATCCCCCGTTATCGCGGATATTTTCCACCTCTGGTTTTCGAGAAGCTTCCCCATACCAATAGAAATCCGGCGGTTCGATGTTTCAGGCATGCCATGGCGATTGATGAGCGCAGAAGAATGTTTGCGGTGGATCGTTGGGAACCCGATCAGGAGTTCAGGCCTGCACCCTTCATTTCCAATGATGATCGGCAAGATGCTTTGGAAATGTGGTTTTGCGGATATCATAGTGATGTCGGTGGCGGCAATGAGCGAACGAGCAGCGGTATATCGCAATTTTCCCTGATCTGGATGATCGGGGAAGCCCAAAAGCACGGCCTGAAGATTTCGAAAAGAATGGCGGATTATGTGACCGGTCAAAAAAAATGGTCGGCAACAACCCGTTATACCTATCCTGAGCCGAGCATTCTTGCCAAAATTCATAATTCCATGAAGGCTGCCTGGTTCTTTCCGTTGGAGATTATTCCAAAGCGGGTACACCCAAAAATGTCGCCGCACCGCAAATCCCTGTTTGGCTTCTACATTCCCTTGGGAGAGCCCAGGGTCATCGGAGAGGATGATGCGCTGCACAGTTCGGTGAAAGAAAGGATTGAAAAAGTCCCTGACTATGATCCAATAAACATGCCATGA
- a CDS encoding TRAP transporter small permease → MFGKGKYSLEGIAASLLFLALITIVLLQVFGRIAPFPAPVWTEELARWIWVWMVFLGIGEAERQNAQLRMGLFAEWILGKHHYLLYTAADMIFLGVMFHLTWIGYKTVLRTWNNESVTLYFTDAALYAAFPVAAVFIIHRLIARIRHNLFSPQPADPSQGEPKGDPS, encoded by the coding sequence ATGTTTGGCAAAGGCAAATATAGTCTGGAAGGCATTGCAGCCTCGCTTCTGTTCCTTGCCCTGATCACCATTGTCTTGTTACAGGTCTTTGGCCGCATCGCCCCGTTTCCCGCGCCCGTCTGGACCGAAGAGCTGGCCCGATGGATCTGGGTCTGGATGGTCTTTCTGGGCATTGGTGAAGCCGAACGACAGAATGCCCAGCTCAGAATGGGACTCTTTGCTGAATGGATTCTTGGCAAGCACCACTATCTTCTCTACACCGCCGCCGACATGATCTTTCTTGGTGTCATGTTCCATCTCACCTGGATCGGCTACAAGACGGTATTGCGCACCTGGAACAATGAATCGGTGACGCTCTATTTCACGGATGCAGCGCTCTATGCGGCCTTCCCTGTGGCTGCCGTCTTCATCATCCATCGCCTCATCGCTCGCATCCGGCACAATCTGTTTTCCCCTCAACCGGCTGATCCATCCCAAGGTGAGCCCAAGGGAGACCCGTCATGA
- a CDS encoding multidrug effflux MFS transporter, with protein MHPAKTPPHLITLILLTGFSPLSLNMFMPSLANIADDLGTDYATITWSISGYLAITALIQLLAGPLSDRIGRRPVLLVILSCFTCASIGCALAEDTATFLLFRMFQGGMTAGSTLSMAIVRDTRTERQAVSLIGYIGMSMALAPMLGPMLGGVLDTAFGWRAIFIFYSTAGFLLVLWCWIDLGETVRKDADTSAGLPRSTDLLKEPLFWTFSLCSTFSVGAFYIFLTGAPLVALSVFGVNTAELGLYIGSITLGFMSGGFMSGRFGARMPTVTLMIIGRIVACSGLTIGLVLLAIGISSPITYFGSTIFVGIGNGLTLPGSNTGAMSVRPELAGSAAGLFGAMVVAGGALLTAVTGSLIPKENGAEFLISLMLLSSTMGLLCALWAAHLQKTKLALQ; from the coding sequence ATGCATCCCGCCAAGACGCCACCCCATTTGATCACGCTTATATTGCTGACCGGATTTTCTCCGCTGTCGCTCAATATGTTCATGCCGTCGCTGGCAAACATCGCCGATGATCTGGGAACCGACTATGCCACCATCACCTGGTCCATCTCGGGCTATCTGGCCATTACCGCGCTGATCCAGTTGCTCGCCGGTCCCTTGTCAGATCGCATTGGGCGACGCCCGGTACTGCTTGTCATTTTGTCCTGCTTCACCTGTGCTTCCATCGGTTGCGCCCTGGCCGAAGACACCGCCACCTTTCTGCTCTTTCGCATGTTTCAAGGCGGCATGACAGCAGGTTCCACACTGTCCATGGCCATTGTGCGCGATACCCGAACCGAGCGGCAAGCCGTCAGCCTGATCGGCTATATCGGCATGTCCATGGCGTTGGCTCCCATGCTTGGCCCCATGCTGGGTGGCGTGTTGGATACCGCCTTTGGCTGGCGGGCAATCTTCATCTTCTATTCCACCGCAGGCTTCCTGCTGGTTCTGTGGTGCTGGATCGATCTGGGAGAAACTGTCCGCAAGGATGCGGATACTTCTGCCGGTCTGCCCCGGTCCACCGATTTGCTGAAAGAGCCGCTCTTTTGGACTTTCTCCCTCTGCAGCACCTTTTCTGTCGGGGCCTTTTATATCTTTCTCACCGGAGCCCCGCTCGTTGCCCTGTCCGTCTTTGGTGTGAACACGGCCGAGCTTGGCCTTTATATCGGCTCCATAACGCTCGGCTTCATGTCTGGCGGCTTCATGTCTGGCCGGTTTGGAGCACGCATGCCAACCGTGACATTAATGATCATTGGCAGGATCGTGGCCTGTTCCGGACTGACGATTGGGCTGGTTCTCTTGGCCATCGGCATTTCATCCCCCATCACCTATTTTGGCAGCACCATTTTTGTCGGCATCGGCAACGGCCTGACCCTGCCCGGCAGCAATACCGGTGCCATGTCCGTCCGGCCAGAACTTGCTGGCAGTGCCGCCGGTTTGTTCGGGGCCATGGTGGTGGCCGGTGGCGCTCTCTTGACTGCGGTGACAGGATCCCTGATACCAAAGGAAAATGGCGCAGAATTTCTTATAAGCCTGATGCTGTTATCCTCAACCATGGGTCTGCTCTGTGCGCTCTGGGCCGCTCACCTTCAGAAAACAAAACTGGCACTACAATGA
- a CDS encoding NUDIX hydrolase produces the protein MTKAPKLAALAVLIHEDQVLLVKRKNEPDAGLWGYPGGHVDLGETALEAASRELFEETSVIAEPLDYLTNFDVIEKDSDGTIKHHFLLAAVLCQYKSGTPMAQDDVSDAQWIAFDDVLTSKLAMSKDVDTLLRIALEKT, from the coding sequence ATGACAAAAGCCCCCAAACTCGCCGCCTTGGCCGTTTTGATACACGAGGATCAAGTCCTGCTGGTCAAACGCAAGAACGAGCCCGATGCCGGGCTTTGGGGCTATCCGGGCGGGCATGTGGATCTGGGCGAAACAGCATTGGAGGCCGCAAGCCGTGAGTTGTTTGAGGAGACAAGCGTAATCGCCGAGCCGCTGGATTATCTGACCAATTTCGATGTGATCGAGAAAGATTCCGATGGCACGATCAAACATCATTTCCTTCTTGCGGCAGTCCTTTGCCAATATAAATCCGGCACGCCAATGGCGCAGGATGATGTCTCAGACGCCCAATGGATTGCTTTTGACGACGTGCTGACATCAAAGCTGGCCATGAGCAAGGATGTCGATACCTTGCTACGCATCGCGCTGGAAAAGACTTGA
- a CDS encoding thiol-disulfide oxidoreductase DCC family protein, translating to MTSKPGITMIFDSDCILCSHWVRLILSHETSPTIHFASSRKTVGQQLASNFGYAPEDLDLTYLVICNGEAFAKSDATFVLLGELKAPWSWLRILRIIPRPVRDAFYDLIARNRLQWFGRKTDCLIPTPEQRTRFLD from the coding sequence ATGACATCAAAGCCCGGCATCACCATGATTTTCGACAGTGACTGCATCCTCTGCAGTCATTGGGTACGCCTGATCTTGAGTCATGAAACATCACCAACCATCCACTTTGCCTCATCGCGCAAGACGGTCGGTCAGCAATTGGCATCCAACTTCGGCTATGCGCCAGAGGATCTGGACCTCACCTATCTGGTCATTTGCAATGGTGAAGCTTTCGCCAAATCAGATGCCACCTTCGTGCTGCTTGGCGAGCTGAAAGCACCATGGTCCTGGCTGCGCATTCTGCGCATCATTCCGCGCCCTGTCCGCGATGCATTTTACGATCTGATCGCTAGAAACCGGCTGCAATGGTTTGGCCGCAAAACCGACTGCCTGATCCCGACACCAGAACAACGCACCCGCTTTCTGGATTAG